AGACAAAGAAATTGCTACAAGATAAAGCCAGGTCCAggttatataattatatatttttttctttgtaaatatcAATTATTTAGCGTTTTTAACCTAGTCTTTTttaggtttgttttttttgtaattaaCTTTAGTTAGATATTAATGGATGAAGAGCCACCTTGTGGAAATGCTGTTCataaaatcattattattattattattattattatttaataataaaattattattatttatatccACCCACCCATCCATTCCAACTGAGGACAGTAAATTAAGGATGATTCCTACCACTTCAAAGGTATTTTCATGCGGTTTAAatactgaatatgcaggaaaagcagatcttaaagagtgttactgaaatcctaaaagaaaaatgggggcaaccacgcatttttcgaagataattaatcaacaatatttggaaaaaagctttaaaatacaaagcaatgtatgacgttcttttccaaattgaagcttaattatctctgaaaaatgcatggttacccccaattttctgctttctccgcatagttttgaactgcgcaaaaaatatccctgtattaataagcaccacccataggaaatccgagtatcttgaaaTGCGCAGactgtatgcgcaataacaatagtaggcaccttaCCTTAAGTGTCAgtgcagttacatgtacatagtCTAATCTAAACTGTATCGTCAACTTTGGATCTTCCCTGATTTAACTTGGATAAGTTTTGGCGTATGAATTGAGACTAAAATAGTGCTGGAAACAAAGTCCCTCAATGTGATATCTACAGTGATGCAGTACAAAGTGATAttaaatcaattttattttaccttttctccTCATCAGCCAACCTCTGCTGAAATTCCTCCAACATTCTTTGTCCACTATCAGAAGGAAACAAAATGCAATCTCTATGTTAATAGCGTTACTAGACTACGGTGTAGTATTTGTAGATAAAACTACAGACAAATTTCTGTTGGTTGGTAGGAGGACATGTACTGTAAGAAGTTAATTTAGGAAAACAATGGAAATCAGTttcaaaatagaaaatgaatttcCTGGCATTAAATTTTAGTGATGACTGACTGTCATTTCAAACAATCTGCTTCAAGCATAGTTGAGGAATGGGTGTCTGGCACTTTAAGGTAACTATTATCCCTTCTTTTTATACTTCTTTAGAGTCCCATGTTCCTCGTCTCCACAAAAAAAAAGCCTTGGTTTTGCTGTTTCAAGACCACACTGTTTTGATTTCATAGAAGAAGTCTTGTGTTCTtcatcagttaaaaaaaaattatattactgGTTCTTGTCACTGATTCAAAGCCATGTACGTTGCTTGTTGTAACAATTTATCCCTGGTTGGCAGGCCTGCCTCTTATTAATCTCCAAACAACTATAGTCATAGTTCTAtctaaataaaaaaacacaTGCAAACAAACCAGGGAAACCCAGCAGAAAAATGCAAGGCTGAGCCATGCTCTTCTTGTGCATGGCATTGAGGCAAATCCAAGCTAGACTATTTGGGAAACAATTTACTTTCTTGCATAAATCCCTATTCATTAATTTAAATTCAGAATTACAATTAACATAACCAACAATATGAGGAAAACGTATGTGCTGTTAACATCTCTTTGACTCAGTGATCAAACTAGAGAAAATACATAGATTTATGTTGTACATGTGACTGTCAAATTATTCAGTCATAAAAGAACAATAATCATATTCTACTTGAAATCAGTACCTTGAAAGCTTTGCTTCCCCAGAATACTTCATCTCCTCATATTCCACCCTTAACTTCTCCTAGAACATTAGTGGAAGAcataaatttttgtttaaacaaTCTTTCAAAAAGTATGTACTGCAACCTGAAACCATGCAATAGATCTCCAGTAATAATTATCAAGACTGCATCTTGCCTGATTATTCAACATAATTAATTAAAGTAGtttagaaaattaaaaaaaaggcatACCTTATCTTCCTTCAGTCTCACAAGCATCTTTTCATTGTTAGTCTTAAGTTGCTCCAAGTGCTTCTGGGTCTCTCCTTGTGAAAGAAAGCGCTGCACTACCTCTTTTATGTCAGACACCCCAGTCGTATCCTTGATTTTGTTCATAGCTTCTTCATAAGTTGTTATCTTGCGTTCTTGTTCCTCTCCAGACAGCACTGCTTTCTGCTCCACTGAAAACAAAGTTttgatttataattttctacGAATAAATTTCTAAGTTAATTCAACACAAGAAATTATGACTAGTACATATAGAAGGAAGCAATCTCCAGTAAGGTTCTCTCGTTTCTTTCCACTGATTCAATCAACTTGTGACAGATATCTGGGAGAAAAGCTCATATTAATTGCTAGATTGCAAGGAAATGCCTGCAGCTGTGGGGCTGCATGCAAGCTATCTTGGGGATTGCAGACCATGGTCAATTTCCTTTTAGGCATGTCAAAAACGATTACTCAAGAAGAATTGTGAATGAATGTTATAACAAAGTAGACAATAGTAAAGCTCTCATGTTTTCACTTTTTACAAACAAATTGAAGTCAGCAAACGTTCCAACCCGTAAAGAGGCTGGCAATTGTACAGGTTAGCTACACATCATTTTTGCCAACCCTGGAAGCTAAGTTCTTCCATTTCAGGATGGCACTATAGCGTATTATATAGTTACTTTAATTCCATATTTTGAACTGTTGTTCAATGATCCATTCTTGAgtttatttctttgaaactggGTTATCGCCATTGACACAGAAGGTGCAGCATATTATTACACATGAAAAGATTTTTCACACCTGAGAGTTCATCCTGCTGAAGAGAGCTTCTTTGCAGctaagaaaaacacaaagaaaagtTAACAGCTATTTGAAAACTcaacgaaaaaagaaattgcTTCGCCCAATtctaagaaataaattattgttctcACCCGTTTCTCCACCTTTTCAGCATGATCTTTTTTCTCCTCAGCTTGTTTCTTGTACTGTGCCAACTCTCTTTCTCGTTCCTTCTTCCTTTCATACACTGATTGCTCCAGCTTTGTAAGCTCTGCTTTAGCTGCCTCCCTTGCAATCTGGGCATCACAGTTCATAGCATTCAGCTCGCAGAGTTCTTCCCGCTGTGCCTGTATGGCCCTCTCCAGATTGTTCAGTTGATTGGGCCAAGTGCGACGCTCTTCCTTCAGCTGTTCCAACAAACCCTCATAAATagttttgattttctttgctTCATTAACTTTCAGACGCATTTTGTCCAAGCTGTTCTCCAAAGCTCGTAGTTTCTGTGAAAAAGAATAGAATCCCTTTAATAACCTAGAGCAATTAGACCACAAAAACTATCTTGCAGTAAGCAACCTCAGTGAAGACCAAAGTATAAGCCACATGCATTGGAGGCCtcttgttttctcttctttcatcTTTCTTTTACCTGAGCTTCAGCTGATTCACCAGCATCTGTGTTTGATACTTCCTCTGCATCAGTTATCAGTTGATTGTATTCTGTCTCTAACATTTCCAGCCTATTCTGACGTGTGTTTTTCTGGTGTCTCAAAGCATTCAGCCTTTTTACTGCTTCACAAACCTGTTGGTCTAGTTTGATGATGGCAGCCtgttacaaaattaatgaaagcaTGATTTTTGCatgtattaatattattaaggcaaaaaaataattaaatttgatAATAAAAGGAACTTACACCAAATGTACGAATTGATGTTAAGCTATTTTACATTAAATGTCATGAAACTCCCCAAACAGGGGAGATTCTACATAGGAGCATCTGACAAATTTAAATTTGTCGACTAATGCAAACTGATAATCACAAACAACATTAGTTTGTCTTGTATTGTCAAACCATCAAAGGGCAAGCTGGATCGAgaccagaaagaaaattattataCATTTGTTTCTTTATGCCTCCTAGATTTCTGTGATGGCAATTTCTAAAGcatgaaacagcaaaacaacgaaACACTACAACAGCAAAACGAAACAACAAAATGCCATCTATGACCCCAccttacattgaatactaactgacaaaggttggattaGAGATTAAATATCATTTTAGGCCTATGTTATTGCTCTTAATTCactgagattaagattaggattcataTTAAAACTGAGATTGGGCACAATAACatttaaatgtggctaaatataatttaggctaAGGTAGACTCGAACTAACACAGTCAGTGGTTTCACCCCTTACAGTACGTGACCTGCGGGGTGGCCCTTTGGGGATTTGCATGGTCTTTATGTCATGTTGTTTTTCTCATGCATTGTTGCTTGTTGATCTTTGCGGATCAATAATTTATTGCTCTTGTTGGCGAATCTTTGCAGATTCTTGccccttcccttcccttccCGGCCCTCCCGCTTCCTTGGTGATCCCTAGGTAAGTATGGGTCAGGTAAGTTGATTCCACTGATTACTCAGTGTGACGGTGCCAGTTAGCGGCTGCGTGTGGGGGTGGTTTCCGATTCcagggttgccatggatacGTCCCCTTTGGCTTATGGCTTTTGCTCCCCGCTAACCTTCTGGGCACCAGTTCCCAAGCTCATCTATTTGTGATGAGTTTAAACAATATTTAACCTCAAATGCAACCTTTGCCGGTTAGTATACAATCATGTACAGTgtggtcatacatggtgttttggcaCTTCGTTTCACTGTTTCggtgttttgctgtttcgttgtttaatAATGTCCTTTCTGCGATGGTCTGTGATCATTCCTGACATACGAAAAATTATTATGTTATGGTATTATTGGTGAGTAAGAAATGATGTTACCTTCCCAGACATGCCCCTCATTGCACAATGTCTCTGAGGATCTCTTTCTTTGAATGCATCATCGATTACTTGCTCATCTCCCTAAATTccataatgataacaataataatattattataaagtagtaataataataataatagtaataatgacaATGATTGAAAGCATTTCTCCTTAGTTGATTCTCCTGTATATAGACATTATcatattgtttatttcttttgctGCTTCTTTATGTTTCTTTATGTTTAGTGTGTCTTGTTATGCTTGCTTTTTTAtcttaatttatattttaatcTAATTTCGCCGCTCATGCATTTAATGTGTACAGTCATAAGTTAGGAAGGGAGCTCACAGAAATAAGCCCactaaggttttttttttagcttcctTGCCAggaataagttttttttttgtgtgtaataTTATTCCTTAACTATTATATTTATAGGATTGctttatatgtatatatataatataattatatattattcttggcaaataaataaataaatctgaaATCTGATAATGATTATCTAATAATAAGAACAactacagcaacaacaacaacaacaacttttagtCTTAACCCATTTACTCCTGAAACGCCCCTCCCATTGACaagcaaaatcgtctggcgtaatagacagagtaaaatctatttaaTAGGTGTCACTCCTAGAAGTCATTGGGTTAATTAATTTAGCTAGTCTAGTCAGGCACAAGTTCTCCTAGtctgcaaatcaaatcaaagtaaAGCAGATGAAGTCAACCCTTGGTTTTGGGTGAGAGGGGAGAGAGTAATGTCTGTAATAACAACTTAGACATGACTCAGGCCATGACTGGGATTAGAATTCAAGGCACAATGGAGGAATGCAAGTGCTGTCAGCCTGAGGCCATTCCATTTTCATCTGCACCTCTTTCCCCACTGAGGATGGCTGCAATCACAACCCACGGTTTCATGTCTGtccttttaaaaatgaaatcaaaaggATTGATATGTTGTAGGCATCACTAAATTTGAAATATTATAAATTGCTTGAAGGATTGAAACTTTTACAGCTTCTTTGAAGGAACAAGCCAAAACCCTCGTTTCAAACACTTGTTGGGGGTTGGGGgaaagaagggggggggggggggggggaaaggaaATACAATTTTATCTATTTTGACGCAAACTCACTGCTTTCTTCTTCGCTAGTTCGGCCCTCAGTCGTTTATTCTTCTCTCTCAGCTTTGAAATTGTGTCTTTGTTCTTTTTCATAGTCCATTGTGAGCTTTCATAGTAGGCCTTTCTATCTCCATCTAGAGATCAAATGGAAACCATGGCAAGATTTCAGCGCCTACTCATATTTTGATTCTACAGGTAAGCAAAGATTCTTGTACGAGACGAAAAACGATCTCGTCGTGTCTAAGATATAGAAACTCTCTGATTGATTGAACATCATTTTATCCGTGTTTTACCAACAAGCATGCAAAAGTGCAGACGTCGAAATTATCAACTTATACGTTTCCATATAATTTTTGCCCGTTGTACGTTCTTGGCGAAATTTCGCTGTAAGCCTTACCCAACAAAGcaagtttctttttaagttCTTCAGTCTCTTCTGTAATTGTAACTGCCCCGTCTGACATTTTTTCCCTAGTATACCCTTGATCGATCAAATGTTCTTGTGAAGACAGTTGTTTTCTCGCCCTTCTCGTCTGCTCCGTTGTCAAGGCGACCAAGCGCAATGTGCGCTTGTGCTTACGCCAGTAATGGCTGACCGTTGAACGCAGTCGCAAAATCTGTCAACCAATGGAAAAGCGAAGCGCGCCTTCCCTCGAAATTTAGAAACAGAAATGGCGGCAAAGAACACTTCTTGTGGAACAGAGGTTCCTTCAATAGAAACTGAGAGAGAAGTTGCACCATTAGAAGCCCGGAAGAGGATGTCAGTATACCTTCTCTTTATTTTTACAAGCAGTGACctgattttttttacttgtaCTGCTAATTAAAATCCAGGAATCATCTTTTAAAAGCGTTTTAAGGCTATagccataattattattattaaaagctaGGCATCTTCCTTTTGAAACAGATCTAATTGTTCTGGAAAAGATTTCAAGCCTTCCTTGTTGACGGCAAATAGCTCAGACAGTGAATCGCAAATCGCTTCAAAGACTCAGAAAACTCCAACGTTTACAGGGAGACGGTCATCGCTGGCCTCAAGGTAATGTGCACAAACAGGGAAGACAATCTGTTCACAAACGttgcttttatttttcaaatgtgctaaccacaggaacaaaagacccttagtttcgacagccaatgaggcttattttactttgactggtgcataaaactaaacccctttatcctCAACAAAGTAAGGTTGCCTggatcacaggcagcccaagctcggtgtacgatttatagactttgtatgggaaaacatactttgagcttataaatactaaaataagctgtaaatggaGAAATAAAGTTCGCTTACCTCTACATACGGTTGTCCTcttcttttctgtgcaatcggagggcaaacttgtGTCCGTTTAGatgggtttgtggctttcgaatttttgcgatgtcgttagttgtcaattcccctcataaagagaagaaaggctggtgactcgcggcgatcttgccccacaaattgctctcgcatcacaaagcaacggtccaaattgccataaaaacaccacagcttTAAGGCCAggtaaatttcctatcacatcaactcaaCTCCTGGAGCACACAGCGAGTTCTGGCGGATAACtatatgaggggaaatgacaactaaccacatcgcaaaaattcgaaagccacaaacccgtctaaaacggactcaagtttgccctccgattccacagaaaagacgaggacaaccgtATGTAGAGGTAACCaaactttatttctacatttacagcttattttagcatttataagctcaaagtgtGTTTTCCCATACAAGGTCTAAAAATTGTACAtcaagcttgggctgcctgtgcctGGATCGCCCAGGTACAAAAGTTGTTGGCAGATGTTGATTTTACTTTGTGAATGATTTCATGAGATTTAGTGTTTTGAATAACAGGTTTTCTTTGTGTTCATTTACTAGGAGTGGCTCCAAGTTAAGTCGGCCTTTCAAATCTCCTGTAAGTAACTAGTGTCTTCAGTTTACAGTACAAGTTGACATGTCACTGTCTACTGTTACTTTCAAGAATTCAGAAATCGAAAATTGTCGGTATTCAACAgtcaaaaaatgtaaatgctttgtttatagtggaagtgcacttagctatcaagctaggtCACAGGCACCCTACTTTTAACAATCTTGCCCGGGTTGCttaaagcatggttagcgctaacggcgttaaataccatggaaacctataggtttgatatctcttaaccaacggttagcgctaaccatgctttgagcaaccggcccgtgaacttaacagaaacatgattaattaagaaccccaactggcaggaggcaatcagttggctatttacaaagcgtggtagagttgaatccgggacaaccagaaacaaatccaaaccagtgGTTacagtgggatttgaacccgggtcaAGTGCCCTTAAACCACTTGACCACCCCACCTCctcaaaggtaaaaaaaaggtaaagtctgcataccagccaagtggcccattaggccggagcttatccggtttctgtggcatgaagcgactaagagtatttctactccccacCTGGATAGGATgccagtccattgcagggttacgcCCGGCATTAAATTCGCAggt
The sequence above is a segment of the Montipora foliosa isolate CH-2021 chromosome 2, ASM3666993v2, whole genome shotgun sequence genome. Coding sequences within it:
- the LOC137993579 gene encoding outer dynein arm-docking complex subunit 3-like, producing MSDGAVTITEETEELKKKLALLDGDRKAYYESSQWTMKKNKDTISKLREKNKRLRAELAKKKAGDEQVIDDAFKERDPQRHCAMRGMSGKAAIIKLDQQVCEAVKRLNALRHQKNTRQNRLEMLETEYNQLITDAEEVSNTDAGESAEAQKLRALENSLDKMRLKVNEAKKIKTIYEGLLEQLKEERRTWPNQLNNLERAIQAQREELCELNAMNCDAQIAREAAKAELTKLEQSVYERKKERERELAQYKKQAEEKKDHAEKVEKRLQRSSLQQDELSVEQKAVLSGEEQERKITTYEEAMNKIKDTTGVSDIKEVVQRFLSQGETQKHLEQLKTNNEKMLVRLKEDKEKLRVEYEEMKYSGEAKLSSGQRMLEEFQQRLADEEKSCAEAKDRLDRANKTLVNVKAGIEHLADKLQHLKAPKGHVPQAQLSPTSDEYILDLLGTSEQKLLKLMDDLGGKDIDDVMKEMEDAEFRATMEGKLPQYNTRVKLPTSDRLAVYDDDEESGEDEDVLSRNAIKRYSQQIVDSKTKKHKTRKGKRKTKQ